Below is a window of Rhodopseudomonas sp. P2A-2r DNA.
CGATCATCGCCTGGGCACGCGGACCCATGTCGGAGCTGTTCGGCGACTGCCTGACCGATCCGCGCGTCGAACTGCGCGAGGCCGACGTGACGCAAGCGATCGCCGCGGCGCGCTCAGCGTTCGACGCCATCCTGCTCGATGTCGACAACGGTCCAGAGGGACTGACGCGGCAAAGCAATGACGCGCTGTACAATCTGTCCGGCCTGCGCGCGGCCTTTGCGGCGCTTAGCCCCGGCGGCGTGCTGGCCGTGTGGTCGTCCGGCCCCAACGCCAAATTCACCGAGCGATTGAAGACGGTGGGATTTCAAGCGGAGGAAATCAACATCCGCGCTACCGGAAAACGCGGCGGCGCGCGGCACGTGATCTGGATCGCGACGCGGCCGGTGACGTCCTGACGGTCCTGCAGGACGCAGCCGCCGG
It encodes the following:
- a CDS encoding spermidine synthase, translating into MLPWILIDTADVPGGGEELRLMRRGTELTIKLGQNELMSSRLSGSEEALATLACFRIKALAAPRILIGGLGMGFTLRAALAVCGPQARITVVELVPAIIAWARGPMSELFGDCLTDPRVELREADVTQAIAAARSAFDAILLDVDNGPEGLTRQSNDALYNLSGLRAAFAALSPGGVLAVWSSGPNAKFTERLKTVGFQAEEINIRATGKRGGARHVIWIATRPVTS